The Methanocella arvoryzae MRE50 DNA window AGCCATGGAACGGTATTACTGAACGGCCGGGACGCGCTGAAGATGGAGCCCGGAGAGATAGCCCGGGTGATCGGCTACGTGCCCCAGAACTTCCACTACCTGTTCTTCTCGACAGTGATGGAAACAGTCATGCTCGGCCGCAAGCCCCACATCAAGTGGAGGGTCACACCCCACGACCTGGCCATAGTGCAGCAGTCCCTGGAAGCCATGAACATCCGGCACCTCGCGGACAAGTTCATGGATCAGCTCAGCGGAGGAGAAAAGCAGAAGGTCTACATTGCCCGGGCGCTGGCACAGGAGCCGGAACTGTTCTTATTCGACGAGCCCACCAGCAACCTGGACCTGAAGCACCAGATCGATGTGCTGGAGATCACCAGATCGCTGACCCGAACAGGGAAGAAGTCGATGATCGTAGCGCTCCACGATCTCAACCTCGCGGTCACATACTGCGACAAGATCCTCGTCCTCACCAGGGGTAAGATCTATGCCGCAGGAAAGCCCGAAGAAATTCTCACCCCGCAGACTATCAAAGACGTCTACGGCGTGGACGTCTTTATAGTGGAAAGCGCGTACGGGCGGCACATTCTGCCCATCAAGGCAAAAGCCTGAAGTACCGGCTCGCTTACCGTAAGAAGGCTGCTATCGATACATCCATGGCTACCAGGAATACCATAAAGCAGCCTACGCTCATTTTGGCGAATCCGGCAGCCGCCACACCTGCGGTCGGCCGGCGGGCGATCCCGAGTAGTCCCGCTACTAGTAGCAGCACCGAAACGAGGCTTGCTACAAGATAGAGCGCCTGCGCTGTGATCAACCACAGGAACAGAAGATAGATGGTCGCCAGCAAATTGGCACCGGCGATCAATACAAGTCCTGCAGAACGGCCCTTTCTCGCGATAA harbors:
- a CDS encoding ABC transporter ATP-binding protein translates to MELKIDGLEVKYGSHKALDGVSFTVGEGEVVGVVGPNGSGKSTLIRCIAQIHKPSHGTVLLNGRDALKMEPGEIARVIGYVPQNFHYLFFSTVMETVMLGRKPHIKWRVTPHDLAIVQQSLEAMNIRHLADKFMDQLSGGEKQKVYIARALAQEPELFLFDEPTSNLDLKHQIDVLEITRSLTRTGKKSMIVALHDLNLAVTYCDKILVLTRGKIYAAGKPEEILTPQTIKDVYGVDVFIVESAYGRHILPIKAKA